A window from Ovis canadensis isolate MfBH-ARS-UI-01 breed Bighorn chromosome 26, ARS-UI_OviCan_v2, whole genome shotgun sequence encodes these proteins:
- the CLN8 gene encoding protein CLN8, producing the protein MSLLGAGALDLDFASGQVRGALVAAGCAFYLGVFVACHWLSSLLNATYRSLAAREQVFWNLAATRAVFGIQGTAAGLWALLLDPVLQADKALGQQDWCWFHITTATGFFFFENLALHVSNALFRTFDGFLAVHHLFAFLGYLGCTVNLQAGHYLPMVTLLLEMSTPFTCISWMLLKAGCAHLRLWRLNQWAMVHLFHCRMVLTYHMWWVCLGHWGRLARSLFLPHLALFVVGLALLTLLINPYWTRKKTQQLLNPVDWNFAPGRPNGPVQPKKAR; encoded by the exons ATGAGCCTCCTGGGCGCTGGTGCCCTTGACCTGGACTTCGCCTCCGGGCAGGTCCGCGGGGCGCTGGTGGCCGCGGGCTGTGCCTTCTACCTGGGCGTCTTCGTGGCCTGCCACTGGCTGTCCTCCCTCCTGAACGCCACCTACCGCTCGCTGGCGGCCCGTGAGCAGGTCTTCTGGAACCTGGCGGCCACACGCGCGGTCTTTGGCATCCAGGGCACCGCGGCGGGGCTGTGGGCGCTGCTGCTGGACCCCGTGCTCCAGGCCGACAAGGCGCTCGGCCAGCAGGACTGGTGCTGGTTCCACATCACCACGGCCACCGGCTTCTTCTTCTTCGAGAACCTCGCCCTTCACGTGTCCAACGCGCTCTTCCGCACCTTCGACGGCTTCCTGGCCGTGCACCACCTCTTCGCCTTCCTGGGGTATCTCGGCTGCACAGTCAACCTCCAAGCCGGCCACTACCTGCCCATGGTCACGCTGCTCCTGGAGATGAGCACGCCCttcacctgcatctcctggatgCTGCTGAAG GCTGGCTGCGCGCACTTGCGGCTCTGGAGGCTGAACCAGTGGGCCATGGTGCACCTGTTCCACTGCCGCATGGTGCTCACCTACCACATGTGGTGGGTCTGCCTGGGCCACTGGGGCCGCCTGGCCCGCAGCCTCTTCCTGCCGCACCTGGCACTCTTCGTGGTCGGCTTGGCCCTCCTCACGCTGCTCATCAACCCCTACTGGACCCGCAAGAAGACTCAGCAACTGctcaaccccgtggactggaacTTCGCGCCTGGCCGCCCCAATGGACCCGTGCAGCCCAAGAAGGCCAGGTAG